gttccagaagttctgattaaagaagaggttagtgtaagatcattagaagaacgcagagcacgggaaggatggtaggtggagatgagggaggagatgtatggaggggcagagttatggagagctttatgggtgagggtgaggagtttgaactgtgttctatatttaatgggtaaccagtgcagtgactggcacagaagggaaacgtcggtatagcggctggagaggaagattagcctggctgctgcgttcaggatagactggagaggggagagcttagagaaaggaagaccgattagtagggagttacagtagtcaagacgggaatggatcgaggcgacagtcagagtctgagcggtgtcagtggtaaGAAATggacagattctggagatgtttttgagatgaagatgacaggagcgtgtaagagcttggatatagggagtgaaggataggtcagagtctaccatgacccccagacatcgagcttgatgcacaggagttatgctagtaccacagaatGAGAGTGAAAtatcgggtttaggtttgttagagggaggaaatacaagaagttcagttttagagagattaaagagtcactgtcgcatttttttttttttgcagaaatcaatagtccaggcgattttaagaaactttgtaattgggtttattagccaaatctgccattatctgcatgtaaaaagccttttcccaggtccccccctccttcctctttttcatccactctgaaaaatctgaaaattgtgacttgttgcaggagacgtcccctgtctgttctagggagaggggaggggggaggaggaaggagggagttagccggcagcagaaagcagataacagaggattacaggcagggagctgggtgacagctgttaAAGAGAGCAAataggcagtcacttgtattttgcaggaaggcaggggagatatcgcgggaggaggtatataacttggtgtcatcagcatagagatggtattgcaggccaaacctgctgatggtctgtccgatgggggctgtatagagggagaagaggaggggacccaggactgacccctggggaaccccaacagtaagaggtaagggagaagaagcaGAGCCAGAGAAGgtcacactgaaggagcggtcagagaggtaggaagagaaccaggagagaacagagtccttaagaccaagagagctgagcatggagaggagaagctggtggtccacagtgtcaaacgctgctgagagatgcaggagaatcagcaaggagtagtttccttgtgacttggccttcagcagatcgtttgacaccttggtgagagcagtttcggtggagtgaaggggtcggaagccagactgtagagggtcaagaagagagttatcagagagatagcgagtaaggcgagagtagacaagacgttccaggagcttagagatgaaggggagattggagacaggtcgatagttggctgcacaggatgggtctaaagaaggttttttcagtagcggggtgattacagagtgcttgaatgaggagggaaagataccagaggagagggagaggttgaatattttggtgaggtgagtagtgacagcaggagagagggactggaggaggtgggagggaatagggtcactagggcaggtagtaggacgagaggaggagagtagcttggagacttcttcctctgtcactggatctaaagcagagagtgaagagaaggtgggagaggggatgggatctatggggctgggaggtgatttcagaacggatggtgtcaattttggatttgaagtaggaggccaaatctttagcacagaggtcagtgataggtgactgagctttgggcttgagaagagaattaaaggtgtcgaaaaggcgttttggattttttgacagtgaagagatgagggaggtgaaataagattgtttggcaaggtgaagggcagagtaataagatttgagggtgaatttgtaatgaatgaaatccgcggaggttctcgatttcctccacagacgttcagcagtcCTAGAGCACCGCCGAAGAAAGAGTTTctggggtgtgccagggctgccggcatctgtggcggggtgtgcggagagtaggggggCTAGAGTCTAGGGTCGTTTTCAGGGTGTGGTGGTAGTGTTGTGTGGCagtgtttgggcaggtgaggaatgagattggggacagtgaggattgtagGGAGTCTATGAGTTGTTGTGTTGATGCCACGCAAATTTCTATATAAGTGTGGGGTAGGAGTGTCAGGAGGGGGGCGATTGTTTGTAATTGTGAAAGAAAGGAGGTTGTGGTCTGATAACTCTGAGAAAAGTTGGAGATGGAAAAGTGTCGGAAGAAGATCAGgtccagggaattcccacccttGTGTGTGGGAGAGTTCGTTAGCTGTGAGAGGCCGAAAGAGGTggttagagagagaagctgagaggcgTGAGAGGAAATAGGAGTATCGACAggaatgttgaagtcacccaggaTTAGTGTGGGAACTTCAGCAGATAAGAAATGAgggagccaggtggcaaagtggtcAAGGAATTGTCGTGGAGAGCCAGGGGGACGATAGATAACAGCAAATCTGAGGGGAAGTGGGCGGATGGTGGGTAGGATAGAAAGAAAACACAAGACATGTAGATGAGGGCAGATAGAAAGTTGAGGAAATATTTCATGTTGAGTAGTTTGTCACTTACAAAAGTATGTTTGAAGAGCTGTTTTTTCTGTTCAATTCTGATCCAATTCTGGCCTAATTCTAAATATTACACTTAAAGTTGGCACTTTAAGCTGGCATTTTAAGATGTTCTATAATGAGaccataactgaacacagtatcgtatctgctgcatatctgctgcgtgtgtttgtacccttaagagtataaacccacacaccgtatacgcagcgtatttactgctgcgatacgcagcatattagatctaaataactgaacacagcatcaaatctgcaccataaaatctgctgcgtatctgtgcAGTGACACTTGTGGCATCTAATATGTACCAGATATTTCCATGCCCAAAGGTAAATTCTTTTGATACTCTGGTTTATCTGTATGTTATAAAGAAAAAGATGAATGCAGAAGCTGATGCTTTTTTGTCTTTCTTTCTTCTCAGGGATGGTGTGGATGGAAGGGAGCTGATTTCTGGTCTGCAGATGCTTACTATAACCTCTGTTTACCACAGCGACCTGTGCTCTTTTAATTAACAGTTTATTTCATTTTCAGCTTATTAAATTATTTTGTTGTATCaacattttcttttactttgcagctcttaaagcaaatgtacctctaGATACAccgcttggtgttttttttttttttttcatgaaccaAACTGTGCAGCAGCATCCCTGGTTTGGTCTGTTCACGTGAAAAACAccaagtgatgtacctagtggtacatttgctcgtgttaaagtgactatgtacccacaatctgtccccccaaaccacttgtaccttcggatagttgcttttaatccaagatctatcctggagtccgttcggcaggggatgcagttattattttaaaaacaacttttaaacttgcagcgctgtgtctaacggccggggcttacatttgtatatgcattaggctggcacaacctctccttccctcctcatgattaggaatgctccaggcagattgattcctattccccagctttgtgcataatgaacatgggctggatcgttaatacacctgtgcaaagctgaaacagcagtaaatgttcctggatcattcctaatgctgaggagggaaggagaggtggtgccagcctaatgcatatacaaatgtaagccccagccgttagacacagcactgtaggatttaaagttgtttttaaaacaataactgcatcacctgtcgaacggaccctaggacagatcttggattaaaagcagctatccgaaagtacaagctgTTTAGGGGGGGTCAGACTGCTTTAAGGCAAATACTATGGATGAGCTAAGCTACAGTACTAGTGAAACACTTCGCTAGTCTCTGCCGTCGGCTTGTTAGTCAGCggtctttgaactctgtgccactgttcctgtcctgggaaaccttcaaaggcagccagctgacaagccaaTGGCCAAGACTAGCAAGGCACTTTGCTAGTGCTGTAAATTCGCTAATCCATAGTAAATACTGAAAGTAGGACTCTGGCTACACTAAATAACACTTATTACATAATGAAATGTTTGTGACCTAGCCCCTTCTCCTGCGTCTCAAGAGGGAGAGAACAATTTTCAGTTCCAGCAAGCAAAAGGCTTTAACTGCTCCTTTAAGGCTGGAATCATTTTATATTATGACCTTAAGCCCAAGTCTCAACTGTGGGTCTGATCATATGTGCTGATTTTTGTTTGCAAGTGACGAAactaaagccaggaatagatttgaaaaggggagaaatctatttcctttatgacctgttctctgtttatagtttttttttttcctggctttggctataattgctatgaaaaaaaatctgtgtaaaaacACCCTAATAATCTAAACTGATGCCATCATTGTCTTTGGTGTTACAGTCATTAGACACATGGTCAGCCAGGAGGAAAATGTTATTTTTCTTTGAGACACACCCCTGACTTAATTCCCCCTTAAATAATTCTCTcaccccacagccccccccccgatagttcccctttatggtatgtgcacactatggattcTGCCGTGTGCCTCCgtttgaagttccacctgtcccatagactccattctatgcacaggcaaatTTCACCTGCACATACCCATAATGGTAAACTTCTCTGGTGGTATAAGGCAGTGAAGAggtcaaagtttattaaaatgacGAGTCACCTTTATCACTCTCCAGGAGATTACCTTACATACATCCCCCCGCCCCGGTGATACATTAAAATACACAGTTATACTACACCAATATGCAGACATGCCTCGGCTACATCACATACTTCAAGGAGTATTCcgggcaaattacataatttaacactgcacttacaaaggaaagttatataacattgccatttacactgTACTAAGTCTAAGATTCTTTAGTTACTGCAGAAACTGTGAAAAAAATTCAAACGTTTATTTTAAGAACATACAATGTAGAAAAAGTATGAACAAATAAGTCCAGCTAATATGAGCACCCCTCCTTCCAGCGGAGAGGTTGTAGTGTAATCCAGCTTAATGTGAGCCAGTAGGTTAGAGCTCCTCACAGAAGCGTATTAAAGCCAAGAACACATGGAAATCTTCTTGTATCCATCTACAAGAAGCCTGGAAAGGAGATAAGAAACATTTGTTATGACATGTGGATCAGGTCTATTTTACCTTATAAgcatcactttaaaaaaaaaaaaacacggcaaaaaaaatttttttttgtgtgacagCAATGGTTTAATGGTGTTGATCATCATATTACAGAAAGGGATGATCACATTATAGCTCAACATACTATCTCCCCTTCCGACTACCCTTCCGACTAATCAGTTCCCTATGTAGAGCTACGTTTCCTCCCTACAGTATGCTGCATTTATAAAATGCTTGAAATGAAATTTACATCCCAtgatctactttacactagtcaggagtagagatgagaaaacctaCAGTAGGAAAGCAACAAATCActtcattcctatctgcattctgctcttACGGCTGGGAAAGTTcgcccagtttcccaggactggatccatcttttcccaacacccggggaggagcagcagggagcagagcagactttaaagcccgcagcctgatgaacagaatgcagataggaatcaCTTTGTTCATACTGTAGGTTCTCTCATCTTGTCAGGAGTTTGACAGGTGATATCTCCAAATCTTATAAAATACTCACCATCTGACCGCCCCCTCTTTCCATAAACAGCAGATACACCACATTGTCCTCTTTTGGTACCAGCGTTTGTCTCCTTCAAATCCTGCATTGAGGAGCGTGCTCTGGAGAACATATCTTGTGTGTGTTTCACTGCTGCCAGATATTTTGCACATTCCTCAAAACCACTAGACAATGCCAGAGCCTCAGCCGTGAGTCCTTCCTTATTACAAACACTGCAgagcaaggaggggggaaagAGTCATCAGCTAGATTGATcagactatatactatacactttaGTGAAAGGTCTACGATAAACTGATCATGCAGTACATAAAGACTTACTCGAGTCTAGCATCATGAGCAACAAGCACACTAAGGCACTCCAGACTCCCAGAACGGGCTGCTTTGTGAATCAgagtttctccaaagagatcctAGAAGAGAACAGTAGTACATATTTACTATGGTGCAAAGCTGAAGCCAAGTCAGTATTTAGCCCTGCATAGGAAACACTGCTTATATGTACTCCCCACATGAAGCATACAGAATTTACTATGGGCATATCCCTTCCATAGAGCAAAAATCGCCAGACTTGTTTCTAGCAATGTGCGGGGGAACAGACCGCTTGTACAGTGACTCATTGCTGCtattgacagacacaaaaatgtgcaCACACAGCAGGATAGATCACGCCTGCATGaggggctctgttcacactggtgtcATGACCTCACCGACCACTAGGCAGGATCCCTGCACAAGCAGAAACTCCATACCTGATGGACTGTACTGGCTTTAATGTAGGACTTCCAGTATTAGTAGcaggaatcttttttttttctgaatacaaTAGAACAAACTACTAAGATAAATACATGTATGAAGTagaaaaaataaagtatatatatatatatatatatatatatatatatataaaatcaaaaTAGAAGCCAGGGGGGTGCAGACAAAATGCTAAATATTCTGTTGGTGTACAGTACGCAATAGAAGTCAATGTTAATATTTACATACTGTTCCCACCTGCATCAATGTCATCTAGTAAGAAGCCAGACACCATGTCAGGGAGCAGAAAGCCGATGATGGCCCCCATTAATGGCAATAGGCTCTGTCAGGCACTGGTCATGTCtgcagtgtaagggtatgttcacactgagtaaaacaggcgggaTTTCGACGttccgctgcagaatcccgcctgtctcagtgtcccatagccagtCACTcaaaagggccagttcacacggatcGTCAGATTTCCGCCATgaaatcccaccgtgctcagtgtgctgctgtaagtgaatggagagggcacgTGCtcatccgctgccgccgctctccgctcagagagctaacatgttagttctttgagcggagaagaaAGCGAGCGGATGAGCGcgtgccctctccattcacttacagcagcacactgagcacggtgggatttcACGGCGGAAAtctgacgatcttgctcagtgtgaactggcccaaagaagggacatgtcacttctttgagcgtagagctcactcacagcgggacactgatctcggcgggattccatggcggagagATACGCCGCAGAATTTCACCgtatttcctcagtgtgaacataacccaagGGATCTGCCAGGAACACAGTTGTCTGTACAGCTGTGGGGTAAActctgtctaatggtgcgtttacacaaacagattatctgacagatttctgaagccaaatccaggaacagactataaacagagagcaggtcataaaggaaagactgagatttctcctcttttcagatacATTCCTGGTTTCGATAACCTGTCACCTAAATCTCTgactaaacacaccattagagggGTGCCCTATTGCCCCCGATGGTCCCGCAGCCGCCATGAGGCAGAGTGGTGGCATCACCTACCTGCTGGTTGATGTCCACTCCTGTCTGCAGCTGCCAGAGAAGGAAGAACGCctgccccccgtgtgctgccagGTGTGCGGGTGTCTGGCCCAGGGCATCTCCGGGACAGTTCACTGCTCCCCCGCACTCTATCAGCTGCTTCAGGCTGTACAACTGATGGGAGAGGGGACAGTTAGCGGCCGTCCATGTAACATGTCAGCACTATGAGGGTATGCGCTGCCTGCAGCCCTCACCTCGtcctccggctgctgcagcatcctcctcctctgtgtgatACACCCGGTGCACGgtgctatcctcctcctctgtgataCACCCGGTGCACG
Above is a window of Dendropsophus ebraccatus isolate aDenEbr1 chromosome 7, aDenEbr1.pat, whole genome shotgun sequence DNA encoding:
- the ANKRD37 gene encoding ankyrin repeat domain-containing protein 37; its protein translation is MLQQPEDELYSLKQLIECGGAVNCPGDALGQTPAHLAAHGGQAFFLLWQLQTGVDINQQDLFGETLIHKAARSGSLECLSVLVAHDARLDVCNKEGLTAEALALSSGFEECAKYLAAVKHTQDMFSRARSSMQDLKETNAGTKRGQCGVSAVYGKRGRSDGFL